The genome window AACAGGTCAAGAAATCAAAAGCTGAGAAAGAAGACTATGGTTTATCCGCCAGTGACGTTAACATGAGTGAAACTAGTGACAATGAATGGAGAGATGGTGGAGGTGTCATCATGAAGGATCCTCAGCACAAGACAGCAGAGAGGCCGTACACCTGCAGCGTTTGCAAAAAGACCTTTAGTATTAAATCCATTCTGACTCGCCACACGAAgacacacacaggagagaaaccttaCAGTTGCGGTGTGTGTGGTAAAAGCTTCATCCAGCGCTCTTCCCTTCAGACTCACATGAACTCTCACTCCGGACAGAAGCCGCACACATGCCGTTTCTGTGGCCGAGGGTTCACACAAGTGGGAAACATGAACGCCCACataagaatccacacaggagagaaacctcaCAGCTGCACCGACTGTGGTAAAAGTTTTAGAGAGAAGGCAGATCTCATCAAGCACACCATAATTCACACTGGTGAGAAACCTTACATTTGCACTGTTTGTGATATGAAATTCAGTGCTCAGTCTAATCTCACGCGCCACATGAAGACGCATTCAGGGGAAAGGCCGTTTAGCTGCACTGCTTGAAAGGTTTCATTCGGCGATCCCATTTACTTATTCATATGAAgacacacacaggagagaatATCTAGACGTACTCCATGGTATTTATTTGAGAGAAGGAAATGGATAAGATAAAAACTCACACCATTTTATCCACGTTGTTCCTAATGTGTTGTACTAGGATCATGGACTATACTAATTATGGAAAAATTAATATAAATGGTCTCGTGaagaaaaataatttgtgttcaACGCACTTATTTCTCAAACCTCTTTTTGTTAAACTTTTCAAACAAGGTAAAAAGAAGAAGGAATGAAGTCAGCATTTTAACTGACCTCAAAATGTAATAATTTTGTCTATAATGCCTTAAAGTGTCAAACAATTTCAAATGGTCCAATCCCGGAGCGGAATTATTTCTAGGGTTAGTTGCGTTGCGTAGTtcaataa of Pseudochaenichthys georgianus chromosome 3, fPseGeo1.2, whole genome shotgun sequence contains these proteins:
- the LOC117444049 gene encoding zinc finger protein 771-like, giving the protein MFKTEKLKALVNERLKAAAEEIFSIFETTIKDYEENVWRSNQEIEQQRRSLAGCKAPLQPSVQVKYAPSEQELCERKIDQDDQEPLEIKEEQEENLRSAPAGEKQQEEADAKETAFNNIVNVQSNEEDGIQFPHQNQEINNKEDNFPGSSSCKQVKKSKAEKEDYGLSASDVNMSETSDNEWRDGGGVIMKDPQHKTAERPYTCSVCKKTFSIKSILTRHTKTHTGEKPYSCGVCGKSFIQRSSLQTHMNSHSGQKPHTCRFCGRGFTQVGNMNAHIRIHTGEKPHSCTDCGKSFREKADLIKHTIIHTGEKPYICTVCDMKFSAQSNLTRHMKTHSGERPFSCTA